A stretch of the Nitratifractor salsuginis DSM 16511 genome encodes the following:
- a CDS encoding phosphoribosyltransferase: MIFKTREEAGRLLAERLEAYREAPDTVVVALPRGGVAVAEPIAEALHLPLDIFFVKKIPSPYNEEAGIGAVSETGLMQVNSEAVKALGVSEEYLRRRAKEKLSQMAEKRALYGRKVPDFSGKRVILVDDGIATGSSMFLAVQALKQAGAAEVIVAVPVAPSEILPLLEQTADRVVVLHASDNLIAVGRFYEDFHQLDDEEVIATLRRHPEAGE, from the coding sequence ATGATTTTCAAAACGAGGGAAGAGGCGGGACGCTTGCTGGCGGAGCGCCTGGAGGCTTACCGGGAAGCTCCCGATACGGTAGTGGTGGCCCTGCCCAGAGGCGGGGTGGCAGTAGCGGAGCCCATCGCCGAGGCTTTGCATCTGCCGTTGGATATCTTTTTCGTCAAGAAGATCCCCAGCCCCTACAATGAGGAGGCGGGGATCGGAGCCGTGAGCGAAACCGGGCTGATGCAGGTCAACAGCGAAGCGGTCAAAGCCCTGGGAGTCAGCGAAGAGTATCTACGGCGCCGGGCGAAGGAGAAGCTGAGTCAAATGGCGGAAAAACGCGCCCTCTATGGACGTAAAGTCCCGGATTTTTCCGGCAAGCGGGTGATCCTGGTCGATGACGGGATCGCGACGGGATCGTCGATGTTTTTGGCGGTGCAGGCGCTTAAACAGGCGGGAGCTGCCGAAGTGATCGTCGCTGTGCCGGTGGCCCCTTCGGAGATCCTGCCTCTGCTGGAGCAGACGGCCGACCGGGTGGTCGTGCTGCACGCATCGGACAATCTCATCGCCGTAGGCCGTTTCTACGAGGATTTCCACCAGCTCGACGACGAAGAGGTGATTGCAACATTGAGACGCCATCCGGAGGCCGGGGAGTGA
- the thiS gene encoding sulfur carrier protein ThiS, which produces MTVTVNGERREIESGTTLEALIKELGIGKKVMAAAVNMEIVKKDRWPRHRLQEDDRVELLHFVGGG; this is translated from the coding sequence ATGACAGTGACCGTGAACGGTGAACGACGGGAGATCGAATCGGGAACAACGCTCGAAGCGTTGATAAAGGAATTGGGGATCGGCAAAAAAGTGATGGCGGCGGCGGTCAATATGGAGATCGTCAAAAAGGACCGGTGGCCCCGGCATCGGCTCCAAGAGGATGACCGGGTGGAACTGCTGCATTTTGTCGGAGGAGGATGA
- a CDS encoding TolC family protein, translating into MKGSNALKKLWLLSNLLLLPLAAQSDLENYLSREKNLILDYQEQVNQLQSDVLRKSWINPIIFSYSDSSDDQSLAGKSTQRTWSVGIDQPIFKSGGIYYAVKFANAQEGATAAQIRLQRRQLIVQAIETLFELRKNRLQQRQLRLKIRNDKIDIRRKREQYDAGVIDSSFLNQAILQRNRDQTTLLALQLAEKNLRNAFSLLSDRNPDRLRLPRLHLIRAKEYRQNNLELLAQRLRVSQSEYNSKMTWSKYLPTFSVNANYYDNDFDTPMPGMRDDYYRYGFRVSMPLNINAPHDIEASRVKFLQESVQLQDDRRKVESEYRLVIDTLKIIDKKIALAHSDERLYRDLLKSTREQAAAGEKTQLDVETMRNSMNMAKLDAQIYGIERQIQLLKLYEKTESNE; encoded by the coding sequence ATGAAGGGTTCAAACGCTTTGAAAAAGCTCTGGCTACTCTCTAATCTCCTGCTCCTGCCCCTGGCGGCGCAGAGCGATTTGGAGAATTACCTCTCCCGGGAGAAAAACCTCATCCTGGATTACCAGGAGCAGGTCAATCAACTCCAGAGCGATGTGCTGCGCAAGAGCTGGATCAATCCGATCATCTTCAGCTATAGCGACAGCAGCGACGATCAGTCTCTGGCAGGCAAAAGCACACAGCGGACCTGGAGCGTGGGGATCGACCAGCCTATCTTCAAAAGCGGCGGGATCTACTATGCCGTCAAATTCGCCAATGCCCAGGAGGGGGCCACCGCTGCCCAGATCCGGCTCCAACGCCGCCAACTCATCGTTCAGGCGATCGAAACCCTCTTCGAACTGCGCAAAAACCGCCTCCAGCAGCGGCAGCTTCGCCTCAAGATCCGCAACGACAAGATCGATATTCGGCGCAAGCGGGAGCAGTATGACGCCGGGGTGATCGACAGCAGCTTCCTCAATCAGGCGATCCTCCAGCGCAACCGCGACCAGACGACGCTGCTGGCGCTACAACTGGCAGAGAAGAATCTTCGCAACGCCTTTTCTCTGCTGAGTGACCGGAATCCCGATCGGCTCAGACTTCCCAGACTTCACTTGATTCGGGCGAAAGAGTATCGGCAGAACAACCTGGAGCTTCTGGCCCAGCGCCTGCGGGTGAGCCAAAGTGAATATAACAGCAAAATGACTTGGTCGAAATATCTTCCCACTTTCTCGGTCAATGCCAACTACTACGATAATGATTTCGACACTCCGATGCCGGGGATGCGTGACGACTATTACCGTTACGGTTTCCGGGTCTCGATGCCGCTGAACATCAACGCCCCCCACGATATCGAAGCGAGCCGGGTGAAGTTTCTCCAGGAGTCGGTGCAGCTGCAGGATGACCGCCGCAAAGTGGAGAGTGAATACCGCCTGGTCATCGATACCCTCAAGATCATCGACAAAAAGATCGCCCTGGCACACTCCGACGAGCGGCTCTACCGAGATCTGCTCAAGAGCACCAGGGAACAGGCCGCTGCGGGGGAGAAGACCCAACTCGATGTAGAGACGATGCGCAACTCGATGAATATGGCCAAACTCGATGCTCAGATCTATGGGATAGAACGGCAGATCCAATTGCTCAAACTCTATGAAAAAACGGAAAGTAACGAATGA
- a CDS encoding IS256 family transposase, variant Zn-binding type: MCGSKATKKNGKRAGIQRYFCQSCRQSFSSRRRPSRLRKRLFTAYFYEHQTLKALSRTYHKDREWIQRQIHSYEPPKTSPHPRPVTLVIDATFFGKRGEGFGVLVAKDILSGQLVAYRFIQTETLNEYAMLRQSLLDQGFIIQAVTVDGRRGLFGLFADLPVQMCHFHQQAILTRYLTRRPTYQASRDLKRIASYLGQTTPCRFRYMLEAWLQRHKDFYEEKTPDDSPRGWHYTHDRLRSAYRSLERNLPYLFTYKTHPHLGIANTTNTLDGGLFSPMKALLKIHRGIGDSMKKKLITDFLEKAMK, encoded by the coding sequence ATCTGTGGTTCAAAAGCGACGAAAAAGAATGGTAAAAGAGCAGGAATTCAGCGCTATTTTTGCCAAAGTTGCCGGCAGAGCTTCTCTTCTCGTAGACGTCCCTCCCGCCTCAGAAAACGACTCTTTACTGCCTACTTCTATGAGCACCAAACCCTCAAAGCCTTATCCCGGACCTATCATAAGGATCGGGAGTGGATTCAACGTCAGATTCATAGCTATGAACCGCCAAAGACTTCACCACATCCCAGACCGGTCACTTTGGTTATCGATGCGACATTCTTCGGAAAACGGGGAGAGGGCTTTGGTGTTCTTGTAGCTAAAGATATCCTGAGTGGCCAACTGGTAGCGTATCGTTTCATTCAGACTGAGACGCTCAATGAATATGCGATGCTTCGGCAAAGCCTTCTGGATCAGGGCTTTATCATCCAGGCCGTCACCGTCGATGGCCGACGGGGATTGTTTGGGCTCTTTGCCGACCTTCCGGTTCAAATGTGCCATTTCCATCAACAAGCCATTCTCACTCGTTATCTGACGCGCAGACCTACCTATCAAGCCTCTAGGGATCTCAAGCGTATCGCTTCCTATCTTGGACAGACAACCCCCTGCCGTTTCCGCTATATGCTGGAAGCCTGGCTCCAACGGCACAAAGATTTCTATGAAGAGAAAACCCCTGACGATTCTCCACGTGGATGGCATTACACCCATGATCGACTCCGCTCGGCCTATCGAAGTCTTGAACGCAATCTTCCTTATCTCTTCACGTATAAAACCCATCCTCATCTTGGCATAGCCAATACAACCAATACTTTGGATGGTGGACTCTTCTCTCCTATGAAAGCTTTATTGAAAATCCATCGGGGTATTGGAGACTCTATGAAGAAGAAACTCATCACTGATTTCCTAGAAAAAGCAATGAAATAG
- a CDS encoding SAM-dependent methyltransferase, translating into MRSEELNNGVTDQQSKQQISNDQRPTTNDSKNNPKSKIQNPKSPSGPVPFSTYMNEWLYGEGGYYKTFRDIGKGGDFYTAVSTSAFFGAAIANHFWKGIQEGRIPRDAWLIEIGAHRGYLLADMIQWLYSCDPSLLETMRFGIVERQEDVRRIQREYFAERFGSGVALEQFASLDEVRVPYALFVSNEIFDAFPCELYKEGEQAVVENHHISWVDAEDKLKDFAERHRLVKGEIAVGYESFARRVAEAAEALEFVSFDYGEKYVRNDFSIRVYRKHETFPLFDEELNLAQAYQESDITYDVNFGHVIEAFEGAGMRCDAYETQARALVRYGLVDILEEYAKIAAQADYLRQADRIKTLIAPTVMGDRFKVVEFSKR; encoded by the coding sequence GTGAGGAGTGAGGAACTGAATAACGGAGTAACCGATCAGCAAAGCAAGCAACAAATCTCCAACGACCAACGACCAACGACCAACGACTCAAAAAACAATCCAAAATCCAAAATCCAAAATCCAAAATCTCCCTCCGGCCCGGTTCCCTTCAGCACCTATATGAATGAATGGCTCTACGGCGAGGGGGGCTACTACAAGACTTTTCGGGATATCGGAAAGGGTGGGGATTTCTATACCGCGGTAAGTACCAGCGCCTTTTTCGGTGCGGCCATTGCCAATCACTTCTGGAAAGGGATTCAAGAGGGGCGGATCCCTCGGGATGCCTGGCTTATCGAGATCGGGGCCCATCGGGGTTATCTGCTGGCCGATATGATCCAGTGGCTCTACAGCTGTGACCCCTCTTTGCTGGAGACGATGCGCTTTGGGATCGTGGAGCGGCAGGAGGATGTACGCAGGATCCAGCGGGAGTATTTCGCCGAGCGCTTCGGCAGCGGGGTGGCACTGGAGCAGTTTGCTTCCCTGGATGAGGTACGGGTCCCCTACGCTCTCTTTGTCTCCAACGAGATCTTCGACGCCTTTCCCTGCGAACTCTACAAAGAGGGAGAACAGGCTGTGGTGGAAAATCACCACATCAGCTGGGTCGATGCAGAGGATAAGCTCAAAGATTTTGCCGAGCGCCACCGCCTCGTCAAAGGGGAGATCGCCGTCGGCTACGAATCCTTTGCCCGGCGGGTGGCCGAGGCGGCGGAGGCGCTGGAGTTTGTCAGCTTCGACTACGGAGAGAAGTATGTGCGCAATGACTTCTCCATCCGGGTCTATCGAAAGCACGAGACCTTTCCCCTCTTTGACGAAGAGTTGAACCTGGCCCAAGCGTACCAGGAGAGCGACATCACATACGATGTGAACTTCGGCCACGTGATCGAAGCTTTCGAGGGGGCGGGGATGCGATGCGACGCCTACGAGACCCAGGCCAGGGCTCTGGTGCGTTACGGCCTTGTCGACATCCTGGAAGAGTATGCCAAGATCGCCGCTCAGGCCGACTATCTGCGCCAGGCCGACCGGATCAAAACGCTGATCGCTCCAACGGTGATGGGGGATCGATTCAAAGTCGTGGAATTTTCCAAGAGGTAA